In the Leptotrichia sp. oral taxon 212 genome, one interval contains:
- a CDS encoding putative quinol monooxygenase — protein sequence MIHILAQFSVKEDKVSEFIELCKELIKESRQEEGCVAYNLQQNREKDNHLVFVEQWKSEKDIEIHNASKHFTKIVPMLIELCEKDPTIETFNSLV from the coding sequence ATGATTCACATATTAGCACAGTTTTCAGTTAAGGAAGATAAAGTATCTGAATTTATTGAATTATGTAAAGAACTTATAAAGGAAAGCCGTCAGGAAGAAGGATGTGTCGCTTATAATTTACAGCAGAACAGGGAAAAGGATAATCATTTAGTTTTTGTTGAGCAGTGGAAATCGGAAAAAGATATTGAAATACATAATGCAAGTAAACATTTTACTAAAATTGTTCCAATGTTAATTGAGTTATGTGAAAAAGATCCAACTATCGAAACATTCAATAGTTTAGTTTAA
- a CDS encoding M15 family metallopeptidase encodes MLINLKKLFEETGRKNIKKLWKCEKNFVFIMLGIVLSGNVSMSESMSESAVYTGNVETYSKNNQADGDLYSYNLLRSVFKPKSKEPQPDASSGNKNKNNDKHIDTSHQDRLQSKVKEELADYFENPSKEEAERHIVWIEVPVWRLKDGKKVSDTERIQVLNVLAPDVKEIFREIYNGREKFPIKRLIGYAWRGGNSKSFHNTGRAIDINPEENPQIDTDGRVLVGKEWEPHTNPYSIKPNGDVVKAFRKRGWVWGENFRRKDYMHFGFKEM; translated from the coding sequence ATGCTGATTAATTTGAAAAAATTATTTGAAGAAACAGGAAGAAAAAATATAAAAAAATTATGGAAATGCGAAAAAAATTTCGTATTTATTATGCTCGGAATTGTATTGTCAGGAAATGTTTCAATGTCTGAAAGTATGTCAGAATCTGCAGTGTATACTGGAAATGTTGAAACATATTCAAAAAATAATCAGGCAGATGGAGATTTGTACTCGTATAATCTTCTCAGATCAGTTTTTAAGCCGAAATCTAAAGAACCCCAGCCTGATGCTTCTTCAGGCAATAAAAATAAAAATAATGACAAACACATAGATACAAGTCATCAGGATAGGCTTCAAAGTAAAGTCAAGGAAGAACTTGCAGATTATTTTGAAAATCCTTCAAAAGAAGAGGCTGAAAGACATATAGTCTGGATAGAAGTGCCTGTATGGAGATTAAAGGATGGAAAAAAGGTTTCTGATACAGAAAGAATACAGGTATTAAATGTACTGGCACCTGATGTAAAGGAAATATTCAGGGAAATTTATAATGGGCGTGAAAAATTTCCAATAAAACGTCTTATCGGTTATGCATGGAGAGGTGGAAATTCGAAAAGTTTTCATAATACAGGACGTGCCATAGATATAAATCCCGAAGAAAATCCTCAGATAGATACTGATGGAAGGGTGTTAGTAGGAAAAGAATGGGAACCGCATACAAATCCTTATTCCATAAAGCCTAATGGAGATGTTGTAAAAGCATTCAGAAAAAGAGGATGGGTATGGGGTGAGAATTTTAGAAGAAAAGATTATATGCATTTTGGATTTAAGGAAATGTAA
- a CDS encoding DUF4125 family protein: MKGNTEEEEIKQNTIQQIIIREWEFFQNVHNTGGRASCQDNYEEFNIMRSSQWEIFSLPILRSYLDDLVLAKHRNRNPVMEKYAYMMKYSVPKEYEEIENLLPVISERKREITEKIIKIYLKWEAETIMKYPAITDKGRKLHSESDTSEYTSIETYLRGELFSYSEKTLQLYYDYVKNCKNENKNLAEMNLGNIVRHKGYKSLEEAEKRNVSGSNDS, translated from the coding sequence ATGAAGGGAAATACAGAAGAGGAAGAAATTAAACAGAATACGATTCAACAAATTATAATAAGGGAATGGGAATTTTTTCAGAATGTTCATAATACAGGTGGGAGAGCATCGTGTCAGGATAATTATGAAGAATTTAATATTATGAGAAGCAGTCAGTGGGAAATATTTTCCTTGCCAATACTGCGAAGCTACCTTGATGATTTAGTTTTAGCAAAACACAGGAATAGAAATCCTGTTATGGAAAAATATGCGTATATGATGAAATACAGTGTACCTAAAGAATATGAAGAAATAGAAAATCTTTTACCTGTAATATCTGAACGGAAAAGGGAAATAACTGAAAAAATCATAAAAATCTATTTGAAATGGGAAGCTGAAACAATAATGAAATATCCTGCAATTACAGACAAAGGAAGAAAATTGCACTCTGAATCTGATACTTCTGAATATACTTCCATAGAAACATATCTGAGAGGGGAACTGTTTTCATACTCGGAGAAAACTTTACAGCTTTATTATGACTATGTGAAAAATTGTAAAAATGAAAATAAAAATTTAGCAGAAATGAACCTTGGAAATATAGTAAGACATAAGGGATATAAGTCATTAGAAGAAGCGGAAAAAAGAAATGTATCGGGCAGTAATGACAGTTAG
- a CDS encoding proline--tRNA ligase: MRLSKAFLKTYKESPKEVELASHQLMLRTSMIKQLTRGVYSYLPLGYRVLRKIENITREEMNRAGAQEIHMPVLQPASLWEESGRWFAYGPELMRLKDRNEREFALGPTHEEVVTDIVRNMISSYKELPFNLYQIQTKFRDEIRPRFGLMRGREFVMKDAYSFHLDQESLDEEYQNMKSAYERIFTRCGLNFRAVEADSGSIGGDSSNEFMVLAESGEDDILYDDSSNYAANIEKAKSIIELKESDEEKLPKELVKTPHAKTIEDLAKFLNIPKEKTVKAVMLKEITEDGENFVLALIRGDLDVNSIKLKNAVGAKTELEMMTAEDCEKFGIVPGYAGSYEKKEGLKVVIDETVKYVRNFALGANKEEYHYINVNLEDIVYDMVSDIRNAREGDTAPDGKGTLKLAKGIEVGHIFKLGDKYSKALNATVLDENGKQQIMKMGCYGIGISRVMAAAIEQNNDEYGIIWPKNIAPYLVDVIIANVKDEVQSLLGEKIYEELLSNGIEVVLDDRNERAGFKFKDADLIGFPLKIVAGKSAVEGKVEIKDRRTGESTEVKAEDVLQFVKDFMKD, encoded by the coding sequence ATGAGATTATCAAAAGCATTTTTAAAAACGTATAAGGAATCTCCTAAGGAGGTTGAACTCGCAAGTCATCAGCTGATGCTCAGAACTTCCATGATAAAACAGCTTACAAGGGGAGTTTACAGTTATCTGCCTTTAGGATACAGAGTTTTAAGGAAAATAGAAAATATTACAAGAGAAGAAATGAACAGAGCAGGAGCTCAGGAAATACATATGCCTGTATTGCAGCCTGCTTCGCTTTGGGAAGAATCAGGAAGATGGTTTGCCTACGGTCCTGAACTTATGAGGCTGAAGGACAGAAATGAAAGGGAGTTTGCTCTAGGGCCTACTCATGAAGAAGTTGTGACAGATATAGTAAGAAATATGATATCTTCGTATAAAGAACTGCCGTTTAATCTTTATCAGATTCAGACGAAATTCAGGGATGAAATAAGACCTAGATTTGGTCTTATGAGAGGAAGAGAATTTGTAATGAAGGATGCCTACAGTTTTCATCTTGACCAGGAATCCCTTGATGAAGAATATCAGAATATGAAATCTGCATATGAAAGAATATTTACAAGATGCGGACTTAATTTCAGGGCGGTAGAGGCAGATTCAGGTTCAATAGGAGGAGATTCTTCAAATGAATTCATGGTACTTGCAGAAAGCGGGGAAGATGACATTCTGTATGATGATTCTTCAAATTATGCTGCAAATATTGAAAAGGCGAAAAGTATTATTGAGCTGAAGGAAAGTGATGAAGAAAAATTACCTAAAGAATTAGTAAAGACTCCACATGCAAAAACAATAGAAGATTTGGCAAAATTCTTAAATATTCCTAAGGAAAAAACAGTAAAAGCGGTAATGCTGAAAGAAATTACAGAAGATGGAGAAAATTTTGTACTGGCATTAATAAGAGGGGATCTGGATGTAAACTCTATAAAACTTAAAAATGCAGTTGGTGCAAAAACTGAGCTTGAAATGATGACAGCTGAAGATTGTGAAAAATTTGGAATAGTTCCTGGATATGCAGGTTCTTATGAGAAAAAAGAAGGGCTGAAAGTAGTAATAGATGAAACAGTTAAATATGTAAGAAACTTTGCATTAGGTGCAAATAAGGAAGAATACCATTATATAAATGTAAATCTTGAAGATATAGTTTATGACATGGTTTCAGATATAAGAAATGCAAGAGAGGGAGACACTGCACCTGATGGAAAGGGAACTTTGAAACTTGCAAAAGGAATAGAAGTAGGACATATATTTAAATTAGGAGATAAGTATTCAAAGGCATTGAATGCTACAGTTCTTGATGAAAACGGAAAACAGCAGATAATGAAAATGGGATGCTATGGTATTGGAATTTCAAGGGTTATGGCAGCGGCAATAGAGCAGAATAACGACGAATATGGTATTATCTGGCCAAAAAATATAGCTCCTTATCTAGTTGATGTAATAATTGCCAATGTTAAAGATGAAGTACAATCATTATTAGGAGAAAAAATATATGAAGAACTGCTTTCTAATGGAATAGAAGTAGTTTTAGATGACAGAAATGAAAGAGCAGGATTTAAGTTTAAAGATGCTGACCTTATTGGATTCCCTTTAAAAATAGTTGCTGGAAAAAGTGCGGTCGAAGGTAAAGTTGAGATTAAGGACAGAAGAACAGGAGAAAGTACAGAAGTTAAAGCAGAAGATGTATTACAGTTTGTAAAAGATTTTATGAAAGATTAG
- a CDS encoding cobalamin-independent methionine synthase II family protein, producing the protein MDNNRFKPFSTTLMGSMPRSKELLDLKEKSIKDDKYAEEYKEKVYSETEKIIQMSEEVGIDVVVSGELARDNYMSYVAEHVPGVKLMTMEDIKEITGNMEEFNKSLEEMDAADNTMNSPVCVDRISTDIELNTEEVDMIKKFSKKPFKMTLPSPYLLTRSMWMKEITGKVYSDRKELGNDVVKLLINEIRRLVEMGAGIIQIDEPILSEVVFTRKKGDNSFYUGALSEKIKVDRELKFVNELLAPVFAELRKHENVLGAMHVCRGNWTCDETVLLEGAYDRLGKFFDSLDVDMLALEFSTSRAGEVKQLFSNNFLDKKIMLGFGCLNPRNTIVETPEQIVKATEKVLDFLPPEKIWLNPDCGFATFSKRPLNSYEIIKQKMSSMVEASHILRERYCK; encoded by the coding sequence ATGGATAATAACAGATTTAAGCCATTTTCAACGACTTTAATGGGAAGTATGCCAAGAAGTAAAGAATTGCTTGATTTAAAAGAAAAAAGCATAAAAGATGATAAATATGCTGAGGAATATAAGGAAAAAGTATATTCAGAAACAGAAAAGATTATTCAAATGTCTGAAGAAGTAGGAATTGATGTGGTTGTAAGTGGGGAATTGGCGAGAGATAACTACATGAGTTATGTTGCAGAACATGTTCCTGGAGTAAAGCTCATGACAATGGAAGATATAAAGGAAATTACAGGAAATATGGAAGAATTCAATAAAAGTCTTGAGGAAATGGATGCGGCAGACAATACGATGAACAGTCCTGTGTGTGTAGACAGAATTTCTACAGATATAGAGCTCAATACAGAAGAAGTTGATATGATAAAAAAATTTTCAAAAAAACCTTTTAAAATGACGTTGCCAAGTCCGTATCTGTTAACACGTTCCATGTGGATGAAGGAAATTACAGGGAAAGTATATAGTGACCGTAAAGAGCTTGGAAATGATGTAGTAAAGCTTTTAATTAATGAAATAAGACGGCTAGTTGAGATGGGAGCAGGTATTATTCAGATTGATGAGCCGATTTTATCGGAAGTTGTTTTTACAAGGAAAAAAGGGGATAATTCGTTTTACTGAGGTGCCCTGTCAGAGAAGATCAAGGTTGATCGAGAACTTAAATTTGTAAATGAGTTGCTTGCTCCTGTATTTGCAGAGCTCCGTAAACATGAAAATGTACTGGGGGCAATGCATGTATGCCGTGGAAACTGGACTTGCGATGAAACTGTGTTGCTGGAAGGAGCCTATGATAGACTTGGGAAGTTTTTTGATTCGCTGGATGTGGATATGCTGGCGCTTGAATTTTCAACATCCCGTGCAGGTGAAGTAAAACAGCTTTTTTCAAATAATTTTCTGGATAAAAAGATAATGCTTGGATTTGGATGTCTAAATCCTAGAAATACAATTGTGGAAACTCCTGAACAGATAGTAAAAGCAACTGAAAAGGTTCTGGATTTTCTTCCGCCTGAAAAAATATGGCTAAATCCTGACTGCGGTTTTGCAACATTTTCTAAAAGACCTCTAAATTCATATGAAATAATAAAGCAAAAAATGTCTTCGATGGTGGAAGCTTCACATATTTTAAGGGAAAGATACTGTAAATAG
- a CDS encoding DUF4037 domain-containing protein, with product MVELLFKELSELKEVEAIALGGSRAGENYDEKSDYDVYVYVNSPISEKDRKNILNKFCKYMEIGNHFWEYEDNCILNNRIEIDILYRNMEDFMQDIENVAVKCQARNSYTTCMWHNLRTCKILYDENGNLAKYKEKYSFDYPEQLKKNIINHQLKLIDSSLPAYPNQIKKAIARGDLVSINHRISEFLASYFDMIFAINNLTHPGEKRLIQLCKKQCKILPENFEENLELLFSHMFSRKNQEQCIEAIENIVKNLKKII from the coding sequence ATGGTAGAATTATTATTCAAAGAGTTATCCGAACTAAAAGAAGTCGAAGCAATTGCCCTTGGCGGGTCAAGAGCAGGAGAAAACTATGATGAAAAATCAGATTATGATGTGTATGTATATGTAAATTCGCCTATCAGTGAAAAAGATAGAAAAAATATCTTAAATAAATTCTGTAAATATATGGAAATAGGAAACCATTTCTGGGAATATGAAGATAACTGTATATTAAATAATCGAATAGAAATTGATATCCTTTACAGAAATATGGAAGACTTTATGCAGGATATAGAAAATGTAGCCGTAAAATGTCAAGCTAGAAATTCATATACTACATGTATGTGGCATAATTTACGTACATGTAAAATTTTATACGATGAAAACGGAAATTTAGCAAAGTATAAGGAAAAGTATTCATTTGATTATCCTGAACAGTTGAAGAAAAACATTATAAATCATCAGCTGAAGCTTATTGATTCATCATTACCTGCATACCCTAATCAGATAAAAAAAGCTATAGCAAGAGGCGATTTAGTGAGTATTAATCATAGAATTTCAGAATTTCTTGCTTCATATTTTGATATGATTTTTGCCATAAACAATCTTACTCATCCAGGAGAAAAGAGACTGATTCAGCTTTGTAAGAAACAATGTAAAATTTTACCTGAAAATTTTGAAGAAAATCTTGAACTTCTATTTTCACACATGTTTTCAAGAAAGAACCAGGAACAATGTATTGAAGCTATTGAGAACATTGTAAAAAATTTAAAGAAGATTATCTAA
- a CDS encoding 5-formyltetrahydrofolate cyclo-ligase — protein MTKNEIRKNLILKRKQLSKETVQKNSNYIMEKLHPYVKKTKNIMIFMNMGNEVEITRLITLYPDKKFYIPKTLSDRNMKINLYNENELILHKFGYYESSCDIFYDEKILDLIIVPAVAFDYSKNRIGFGGGYYDTFLSRILLNDQNNGKNRNKPLVIGVCYDFQLIDYIPSEVHDIKMDCIITEKNIIF, from the coding sequence ATGACAAAAAATGAAATCCGTAAAAATCTGATTTTAAAAAGAAAACAGCTTTCTAAAGAAACTGTCCAGAAAAATAGCAATTATATTATGGAAAAGCTTCATCCCTATGTTAAAAAAACTAAAAATATAATGATTTTTATGAATATGGGAAATGAAGTTGAAATCACAAGGCTGATTACTCTTTATCCTGATAAAAAGTTTTATATTCCAAAAACTTTGTCAGACAGAAATATGAAAATTAATCTTTATAATGAAAATGAACTGATTTTACATAAATTTGGATATTATGAGTCGTCATGTGATATTTTTTATGATGAAAAAATTCTTGATTTAATTATAGTTCCTGCAGTTGCTTTTGATTACTCAAAAAATCGTATCGGATTTGGCGGAGGGTATTATGATACTTTTTTAAGCAGAATTCTTTTAAATGACCAAAATAATGGAAAAAATCGCAACAAGCCCCTAGTTATAGGAGTGTGTTACGATTTCCAACTAATTGATTATATTCCTTCAGAAGTCCACGATATAAAAATGGACTGTATTATTACTGAAAAGAATATCATTTTTTAA
- a CDS encoding tetratricopeptide repeat protein, which translates to MADDKNKDRIYELTKQRNDYMQQGKTLEEVKVLKELAELTEEVYGEESNENIQILNELGGTLKYTGEFETAVNAIIKAKNIIEKKYGKDIVSYATCNLNLAEVYRFMKKFDKIEELYLETMEIYQKNNLQNDYLYASVCNNLGLFYQDTGRFQDAMDLHEKSLEILEKLPEYKLQYAITLSNMVLPYLKTGEKEKSEEVLDKSLKLIENIVGKEHSLYSASLNNMAVQYYNEEEFEKALKYFEESAEICRKSFGENSVNYKSLLQNIEIVKERLEKNE; encoded by the coding sequence ATGGCTGATGATAAGAATAAAGATAGAATTTATGAACTGACAAAACAGAGAAATGATTATATGCAGCAGGGAAAAACACTTGAAGAAGTGAAAGTTTTAAAGGAACTTGCAGAACTTACTGAAGAAGTTTATGGAGAAGAAAGTAATGAAAACATACAAATTTTAAATGAACTTGGTGGAACTTTGAAATATACAGGTGAATTTGAAACAGCTGTTAATGCAATAATAAAGGCAAAAAATATAATAGAAAAAAAGTATGGTAAGGATATAGTTTCTTATGCCACATGTAACTTAAATCTCGCTGAAGTCTATAGATTTATGAAAAAATTTGATAAAATTGAGGAGCTTTATCTGGAGACGATGGAGATATATCAGAAGAACAATCTGCAGAATGACTATCTTTATGCAAGTGTATGTAATAATCTTGGTCTATTTTATCAGGATACCGGAAGATTTCAGGATGCTATGGATTTACACGAAAAAAGCCTGGAAATACTGGAAAAATTACCTGAATACAAACTTCAATATGCTATTACTCTTAGTAATATGGTACTTCCGTATTTAAAAACAGGAGAGAAGGAAAAATCAGAAGAGGTTCTGGATAAATCATTAAAACTGATAGAAAATATTGTCGGAAAAGAACATAGTCTTTATTCTGCATCACTTAATAACATGGCGGTACAATATTATAATGAGGAAGAATTTGAAAAAGCACTTAAATATTTCGAAGAAAGTGCTGAAATCTGTAGAAAGTCATTTGGTGAGAATAGCGTTAATTATAAGAGTTTATTACAGAATATAGAAATTGTAAAGGAACGATTAGAAAAAAATGAATAA
- the yedF gene encoding sulfurtransferase-like selenium metabolism protein YedF, which translates to MAQTYDVVIKGTGMGIGEQALIDNLMNGFIHTLAQRENLPAHVIFYGEGAKLTTKGSPCLEDLKELEKKGVKILSCGICVDYYELTDHLEVGGTTTMAEVVEILTNSNLIVEP; encoded by the coding sequence ATGGCACAAACTTATGATGTTGTAATTAAAGGAACTGGAATGGGAATTGGAGAGCAGGCTCTGATTGATAATCTTATGAATGGATTTATTCATACTCTTGCTCAAAGGGAAAATTTACCTGCTCATGTTATTTTTTATGGAGAAGGAGCTAAACTTACTACTAAAGGGTCACCTTGTCTTGAAGACTTAAAGGAACTTGAGAAAAAAGGTGTAAAAATACTTTCATGTGGTATCTGTGTTGATTATTATGAACTTACTGATCACCTTGAAGTAGGTGGAACAACTACAATGGCAGAAGTTGTTGAAATATTGACTAACAGTAATTTAATTGTTGAACCTTAA
- a CDS encoding DUF4037 domain-containing protein → MNNKIKGMELSELYFKNIYLPVLEKDFLDLYEKMAAGLAGEGSECFGYDDEMSQDHDFGPSCCIWLTQEDYEKYGRRLSDALESLPKEFMGFRALNISEWGNNRRGVLNMNDWYYKFLGMETYPSNLYDWRLIPETALAAATNGKVFVDKLGEFTKIRDKLSEYFPEDIRLNKIATRCMKIAQSGQYNFSRCMKRNEIVAARMAETEFLDEAVHMIYLLNRRYKPFYKWFHRRLKELPILGEKTYMMIENLVKFSFDDVDKKIEIIEEICRDIITELKRQKIIKNVKNDFLLDYGPEIQRSIVDEKLRNWSPWLD, encoded by the coding sequence ATGAATAATAAAATAAAAGGTATGGAACTATCTGAACTGTATTTTAAAAATATATATTTACCAGTTCTGGAAAAGGATTTTCTGGATTTATATGAAAAAATGGCAGCAGGTCTTGCAGGTGAGGGTTCAGAATGTTTCGGGTATGATGATGAAATGTCACAGGATCATGACTTTGGCCCATCCTGCTGTATATGGCTTACGCAGGAAGATTATGAAAAATATGGAAGAAGGCTATCTGATGCACTGGAATCCCTTCCAAAGGAATTTATGGGTTTTAGAGCTTTAAATATAAGTGAGTGGGGAAATAACAGGCGCGGAGTTTTAAACATGAATGACTGGTATTATAAATTTTTAGGAATGGAAACATATCCTTCAAATCTATATGACTGGCGTCTTATACCTGAAACAGCCCTTGCTGCGGCAACTAACGGAAAGGTGTTTGTTGATAAACTAGGGGAATTTACTAAAATAAGGGATAAACTGTCTGAGTATTTTCCTGAAGACATAAGATTGAATAAAATAGCAACAAGATGTATGAAAATTGCGCAGTCAGGACAATATAACTTTTCGAGATGTATGAAAAGAAATGAAATTGTTGCGGCAAGAATGGCAGAAACGGAATTTTTAGATGAAGCAGTACATATGATTTACTTGCTTAACAGAAGGTATAAGCCGTTTTATAAATGGTTCCACAGAAGGCTGAAAGAACTGCCGATTTTAGGAGAGAAAACATATATGATGATAGAAAATCTTGTGAAATTTTCTTTTGATGATGTGGATAAAAAAATAGAAATAATAGAAGAAATATGTAGAGATATAATCACAGAGCTGAAAAGACAGAAGATAATAAAAAATGTAAAAAATGATTTTCTGCTTGATTACGGTCCGGAAATTCAAAGAAGTATAGTAGATGAAAAACTTAGAAACTGGAGCCCGTGGCTTGATTAG
- a CDS encoding HAD family phosphatase, with product MSIKNIVFDLGRVLIKFEPKEYIEENVPEEKREDFYNGIFGSTEWLMLDRGTLSYEDAKKIFKERVPGADKQIDRLFDADLFEILQPIEENVKLLPELKKKYNLYILSNFHQPAFEHIFKKYDFFRLFDGHTVSCYYYLLKPEKEIYDTLIDKFNLIPEETVFIDDTKVNIDACEKKGIRGIHLPDYTELKQKLEEFLK from the coding sequence ATGTCAATAAAAAATATAGTATTTGATCTTGGAAGAGTTCTCATAAAGTTCGAACCTAAGGAATATATTGAAGAAAATGTTCCTGAGGAAAAAAGGGAAGACTTCTATAATGGGATATTTGGAAGTACTGAGTGGCTAATGCTTGACAGAGGGACTCTTTCCTATGAAGATGCAAAAAAAATATTCAAGGAAAGAGTTCCTGGAGCAGATAAACAGATTGACAGGCTTTTTGATGCGGATCTTTTTGAAATATTACAGCCAATAGAAGAAAATGTTAAATTGTTGCCGGAACTGAAGAAAAAATATAATCTATATATTTTGTCTAATTTTCATCAGCCTGCCTTTGAGCATATTTTTAAGAAATATGATTTTTTCAGGTTATTTGATGGACATACAGTTTCATGCTACTACTACCTTCTGAAACCTGAAAAGGAAATTTATGATACTCTTATAGATAAATTTAATCTTATTCCTGAGGAAACAGTTTTTATTGATGATACAAAAGTGAATATTGATGCCTGCGAAAAAAAAGGAATAAGAGGGATACATCTTCCTGATTATACTGAACTTAAACAGAAACTGGAGGAATTTTTAAAATGA
- a CDS encoding LD-carboxypeptidase, whose protein sequence is MKSLIDIIGKVSNIKKIFLLFVFMLMSAFILQAEKRETVIPEALKPGDTIGLIAPANYKGTSADAEVEYLLSRGFNVVYGRSYDSRWYGFGGTDYIRAKDINDMFANKNIKAIFAIRGGYGTIRIVDKLDYDTIRKNPKIFSGFSDLTTLLLAINEKTGLVTFHGPMSSNFDKIPETTENAFNKALIEKKSYNLLEFDDSYSIMKSGRGEGKITGGNLSLVVASLGTEYEINTDGKILFIEEVNEATYRVDRMLKQLKLAGKLKNIKGIILGDFKGAKRSELDDMSLEDVFIDNFGDMKIPIIKGFKSGHVRPFITVPIGANAKIDTYKNEIIIEKSVK, encoded by the coding sequence ATGAAAAGTTTAATTGATATTATTGGAAAAGTTTCAAATATAAAAAAAATATTCCTATTGTTTGTATTTATGTTGATGTCAGCTTTTATACTACAGGCTGAAAAGCGTGAAACTGTTATTCCCGAGGCATTAAAGCCTGGAGATACAATAGGACTCATTGCTCCCGCAAACTATAAAGGAACTTCAGCAGATGCAGAAGTGGAATATCTTCTTAGTAGAGGATTTAACGTTGTATATGGCCGTTCCTATGATTCAAGATGGTATGGATTTGGTGGAACTGACTATATAAGAGCTAAAGATATAAATGACATGTTTGCAAATAAAAACATAAAGGCAATTTTTGCCATAAGGGGAGGATATGGAACCATAAGAATTGTAGACAAGCTTGATTATGACACAATAAGAAAAAATCCTAAAATATTTTCAGGATTCAGTGATTTGACGACATTATTGCTTGCCATAAATGAAAAAACAGGTCTTGTTACTTTCCATGGACCTATGAGCTCGAATTTTGATAAAATTCCTGAAACTACTGAAAATGCTTTTAATAAAGCGCTTATAGAAAAAAAATCATATAATCTGCTTGAGTTTGATGACAGTTATTCAATAATGAAAAGTGGAAGAGGAGAAGGAAAGATAACAGGTGGAAATCTTTCGCTCGTAGTAGCTTCATTAGGAACAGAATATGAAATAAATACAGATGGTAAAATACTGTTTATAGAGGAAGTGAATGAAGCAACCTATAGAGTGGACAGAATGCTTAAGCAGTTAAAACTTGCCGGAAAGCTGAAAAATATAAAAGGTATTATTTTGGGAGATTTTAAGGGTGCCAAGAGATCAGAACTTGACGATATGTCCTTAGAAGATGTTTTTATAGATAACTTTGGAGACATGAAAATTCCAATAATAAAAGGTTTCAAGTCAGGACATGTAAGACCTTTCATTACAGTGCCGATTGGTGCCAACGCTAAAATAGATACTTATAAAAATGAAATAATCATAGAAAAATCAGTAAAATAA